CGGCCCGCTGGCATGACCGGGCAGGACGCCGCGTCGATCTGGCTGGCCTACAACGTCGCGGAGAACCGGGCCGACTTCGCGACGATGTCCACCCTGGTCGCGCCGGACCTGGTCGCGACCGTGAACGGGGTCCCCGCGGTGTCGTCCGCCGAGGAGGACGAGCGGGCCATGCGGCGGCTGCTCGAGCAGTACCCGGACTACCGCCGCGAGGTGGTCGAGGTGATCGCTGCCGGGGAGCGGGCCACCGCGCGCTGGCGGATGCGCGGCACCCCGGCCGATCCCGCGCACCCGGTCCTCGACGTCCAGGGCTGCTCGATCGTCACCGCCGCCGACGGGGTGATGACCGGGGCCGCCCTGTACTACCAGGGCGATGCACTGGACGCGTCGCTGTCCGGGAATCCCGGGTGACCGGGTACCCGGTGGCGGACTGCCACAACGACCTGTTGCTGGCGGTGCGGCACCAGCGCGAACGAGGGCACGTCGATCCGTTCGGCGAGTTCTGGTTGCCGCAGCTGGAGGCCGGCGGCGTCCGGCTGCAGGTGCTGCCGGTGTGCACCGAGGAGCAGTTCGTCGGGGAGGGCGCCCTGCGCCGGGCGCTGCTGCTGCTCCAGGAGGCC
This region of Nakamurella alba genomic DNA includes:
- a CDS encoding nuclear transport factor 2 family protein; translation: MTGQDAASIWLAYNVAENRADFATMSTLVAPDLVATVNGVPAVSSAEEDERAMRRLLEQYPDYRREVVEVIAAGERATARWRMRGTPADPAHPVLDVQGCSIVTAADGVMTGAALYYQGDALDASLSGNPG